A genome region from Gadus macrocephalus chromosome 15, ASM3116895v1 includes the following:
- the LOC132473602 gene encoding uncharacterized protein LOC132473602: MACANTSWSEENFSCSICLDVFSSPVTTACGHNFCRTCITKFWDEQVQYKCPVCNEIFHTRPDLRVNTFLSELAAQIRTTVRVKEQPCVEPGDIPCDVCTGTQQKAVKSCLVCFTSYCQTHLEPHQVVARLQKHRLVEPMDRLEDLMCKKHDRLLELFCQTEQVCVCLLCTVTDHKSHPVVPLKEEYEVKTAQLGKIEADVPQKIQERKQKIKEIKDTVELSNKDADREIAHGGQVFTALIGCVEKGRDDFNQTVKEKLKSTVKRSEDLIKELEQEIEDLTNRSSEVKRLSHTEDHLHFLQTFRSLKDPPPTRDWTTVEVRPPSYVGALRRSLDQLEETLNMEMKKLPDDAELKRVQKYEVDVTLDPDTAHPHLILSEDGKQVHDGGVRKELPDNPKRFTYYISVLTRQSFSSGRFYFEVQVKDKTGWWLGVARESIDRKGETMWTPETGLWALWYDNDGLVFRDNPSVRLPLRAELQKVGVLVDYDEGLVSFYDVEARVHIYSATGCTFTEPLYPFLNPHVDEEGINSAPLIISPVNQTDEVTAMSPMIPQTINQSLRPGRDPTPLRTPSIRPLPRKPSSDPAAPANYRPVSMNRTPLSTLCAGLEETKAWMTAHFLLLNSSRTEAILVGPPRPTRSPTVTSTTFCGLDIHPSSSGPHLGVRADPHLTSEAPTSMACANTSWSEENFSCSICLDVFISPVSTACGHNFCRTCITKFWDEQVQYKCPVCNKLFNTRPELQVNTFLSELAAQIKTTVRVKEQPCVDPAVVPCDVCTGTQQKAVKSCLVCLISYCQTHLEPHQRVAGLKKHRLVKPMDRLEDRMCKKHDRLLELFCQNEQVCVCLLCTVTDHKSHPVVPLKEEYKVKTVQLGKRGAEVPQKIQERKQKIKEIKDTVELSNKDADREIAQGGQVFTALIGCVEKGRDEFNQTVKEKLKSTVKRAEDLIKELEQEIEDLTNRSSKVKRLSHTEDHLHFLQTFRSLKDPPPTRDWTTVEVRPPSYEGTLMRSLDQLEETLNMEMLKLPDDAELKRVQKYEVDVTLDPDTAHPWLVLSEDGKQVHDGGVWKRLPDNPKRFTFYACVLTRQSFSSGRFYFEVQVKDNTGWWLGVARESIDRKSSTERTPETGYWTLWYYNDKVFLFRDNALVNLPRRAGLQKVGVFVDYDEGLVSFYDVEARVHIYSATGCTFTEPLYPFLSPWVHEEGRNSTPLIISPVNQTD; the protein is encoded by the exons ATGGCCTGTGctaacacttcctggtctgaagagaacttttcatgttccatctgtctggatgtgttcagcagtCCAGTTACCAccgcatgtggacacaacttctgcagaacctgtattacaaagttctgggatgaacaagtccagtacaaatgtcctgtttgcaacgaGATTTTCCATACAAGACCTGATTTACGGGTCAATACCTTCTTATCAGAGCTGGCTGCTCAGATTAGAACAACCGtacgagtaaaagagcagccttgtgttgaaccaggagatattccctgtgacgtctgtactgggacccagcagaaggctgtgaagtcctgcctagtgtgttttacctcttactgccaaacccacctggagccacatcaggtAGTCGCTCGCCtgcagaaacatcggctggtcgagcctatggaccgtctggaagacttgatgtgtaagaaacacgaccgacttctggagctcttctgccagactgaacaggtgtgtgtgtgtctgttgtgcacagtgacagaccacaagtcccatcctgttgtacctctaaaggaggaatatgaagtgaagacggcccagctggggaagatagaggctgacgTTCCGCAGAagatccaggagagaaaacaaaagattaaggagatcaaagacacagtggaactgagcaacaaagacgcagacagagagatagcccatggtgggcaggtcttcactgctctgataggctgtgttGAAAAGGGCCGGGATGATTTCAACCAAACGgttaaagagaaactgaaatccacagtgaaacgatctgaagacctcatcaaagagctggagcaggaaatagaagatctgaccaatagaagctcagaggtgaagcggctctcacatactgaagaccacctccacttcctccagaccttcagatccctgaaggatcctccacccaccagggactggaccacggtggaggtccgtcctccgtcatacgtaggggccttgaggagatccctggatcagctggaggagacactgaacatggagatgaagaagctgcctgatgatgctgaactgaagagggtccagaagtatgaagtagatgtgactctggatcctgatacagctcatccccatctcatcctgtctgaggatgggaaacaagtacatgatggaggtgtgAGGAAGgaactcccagacaaccctaagagatttacatACTATATATCtgttctcacgaggcagagcttctcctcagggagattttactttgaggtccaggttaaagacaagactggATGGTggttaggagtggccagagagtccatcgacaGAAAAGGTGAGACAATGTGGACCCCTGAGACGGGTTTATGGGCTCTTTGGTATGACAATGATGGGTTGGTATTTCGAGATAACCCTTCTGTCCGTCTCCccctgagagctgagctccagaaggtgggggtgttagttgattatgatgagggtctggtctccttctatgatgtggaagccagggttcatatctactctgctactggctgcaccttcactgagcctctctatcctTTCCTCAATCCACATGTAGATGAAGAAGGTAtaaactctgcccccctgatcatctcacctgtcaatcaaacagac GAAGTCACTGCAATGAGTCCCATGATCCCCCAAACCATCAACCAGTCCCTCCGGCCCGGCCGCGACCCCACGCCTCTGAGAACTCCTTCCATCAGGCCACTACCCAGAAAGCCCAGCTCTGACCCCGCAGCACCTGCCAACTACCGCCCCGTCTCCATGAACCGGACGC ccCTCTCCACACTCTGCGCcggcctggaggagacaaaggcctGGATGACGGCTCACTTCCTGCTACTCAATAGCTCCAgaacggaagccatccttgttggccCTCCACGCCCGACCCGGTCACCCACcgtcaccagcaccaccttctgTGGCCTCGACATCCACCCCTCATCCTCAGGCCCCCACCTCGGGGTCAGAGCGGACCCCCACCTGACCTCTGAGGCCCCCACCTCG atggcctgtgctaacacttcctggtctgaagagaacttttcatgttccatctgtctggatgtgttcatcAGTCCAGTTTCCAccgcatgtggacacaacttctgcagaacctgtattacaaagttctgggatgaacaagtccagtacaaatgtcctgtttgcaacaagCTTTTCAACACAAGACCTGAACTACAGGTCAATACCTTCTTATCAGAGCTGGCTGCTCAGATTAAAACAACTGtacgagtaaaagagcagccttgtgttgacCCAGCAgtagttccctgtgacgtctgtactgggacccagcagaaggctgtgaagtcctgcctagtgtgtcttatctcttactgccaaacccacctggagccacatcagagagtagcaggcctgaagaaacatcggctggtcaagcctatggaccgtctggaagacaggatgtgtaagaaacacgaccgacttctggagctcttctgccagaatgaacaggtgtgtgtgtgtctgttgtgcacagtgacagaccacaagtcccatcctgttgtacctctgaAGGAGGAATATAAGGTGAAGACGGTCCAGCTGGGGAAGAGAGGGGCTGAAGTTCCGCAGAagatccaggagagaaaacaaaagattaaggagatcaaagacacagtggaactgagcaacaaagacgcagacagagagatagcccaaggtgggcaggtcttcacggctctgataggctgtgttgaaaagggccgggatgaattcaaccaaacggtgaaagagaaactgaaatccacagtgaaacgagctgaagacctcatcaaagagctggagcaggaaatagaagatctaaccaatagaagctcaaaggtgaagcggctctcacacactgaagaccacctccacttcctccagaccttcagatccctgaaggatcctccacccaccagggactggaccacggtggaggtccgtcctccgtcatacgaaGGGACCTTGatgagatccctggatcagctggaggagacactgaacatggagatgctGAAGCTGCCTgatgatgctgaactgaagagggtccagaagtatgaagtagatgtgactctggatcctgatacagctcatcccTGGCTcgtcctgtctgaggatgggaaacaagtacatgatggaggtgtgTGGAAGAgactcccagacaaccctaagagatttacatTCTATGCATGtgttctcacgaggcagagcttctcctcagggagattttactttgaggtccaggttaaagacaacaCAGGATGGTggttaggagtggccagagagtccatcgacaGAAAAAGTTCGACAGAGAGGACCCCTGAGACGGGTTACTGGACTCTTTGGTACTACAATGATAAAGTGTTCTTATTTAGAGATAACGCTCTTGTCAATCTCCCTCGGAGAGCtgggctccagaaggtgggggtgtttgttgattatgatgagggtctggtctccttctatgatgtggaagccagggttcatatctactctgctactggctgcaccttcactgagcctctctatccattccTCAGTCCATGGGTACATGAAGAAGGTAGAAACTCcacccccctgatcatctcacctgtcaatcaaacagactag